The genome window CAAGTGGTCATTATGTCGATAAAAAAACCGATCAAGCACTACCTCCAGTTCTCCGATTTCACGTTGGAAGAGTACGAATATGTGATCGAACGCGCCCATCTGATCAAGCGCAAGTTCAAGAATTACGAAATCTACCATCCACTGATCGACCGCACCCTGGTGATGGTCTTTGAAAAGAACTCCACCCGCACGCGATTGTCGTTCGAAGCCGGCATGCACCAGCTGGGCGGCGCCGCCATCTACCTGAACACGCGCGATTCCCAGTTGGGCCGCGGCGAGCCGGTGGAAGACGCGGGCCAGGTCATGTCGCGCATGTGCGACATCATCATGGTGCGCACATTTGGCCAGGAAATCATCGAGCGTTTCGCCGCCAATTCGCGCGTGCCGGTGATCAATGGCCTGACCAATGAACACCACCCGTGCCAGGTGTTTGCCGACATCTTCACCTATATCGAACACCGCGGCTCGATCGCCGGCAAGGTCGTCGCCTGGATCGGCGACGCCAACAACATGCTGTACTCGTGGCTGCAGGCGGCCGAAGTGTTCGGCTTCCACGTCAACGTATCGACGCCGCAGGGCTACGACATCGACTTGTCGCAAGTCAAGACCGAGCGCTACACCTTCTTCGCCGACCCGTCCGACGCCTGTGCAGGCGCGCACCTGGTCAACACAGACGTGTGGACCAGCATGGGCTACGAAGCGGAAAACGCGGCCCGCATCGCCGCCTTCGACGGCTGGATCGTCGATGGCGCGAAGATGGCCCGCGCCGCGCCCGACGCCCTGTTCATGCACTGCCTGCCCGCCCACCGCGGCGAGGAAGTGGCCGCCGAGGTGATCGACGGCCCGCAATCGGTGGTGTGGGACGAGGCGGAAAACCGTCTGCACGTGCAAAAAGCGCTGATCGAATACCTGTTACTGGGTAAAATCCAATAATTCGCCAGGCACTGCAAGCATTCTGGCAGCATCGCAATACATACATCGACAACGACAACTGGAAGCAATATGAGCGACATTAAAAAAGTAGTCCTGGCCTATTCCGGCGGACTCGACACCTCCGTCATCCTGAAATGGCTGCAAGATAACTACCAGTGCGAAATCGTCACCTTCACGGCCGACCTGGGCCAGGGCGAAGAACTGGAACCGGCGCGCGCCAAGGCCATCAAATTCGGCATCAAGCCGGAAAACATCCATATCGAAGACGTACGCGAAGAATTCGTGCGCGATTTCGTCTTCCCGATGTTCCGCGCCAATACCGTGTACGAAGGCGAATACCTGCTGGGCACCTCGATCGCCCGCCCGCTGATCGCCAAGCGCCTGATCGAAATCGCCAACGCCACCGGCGCCGACGCCATCTCGCACGGCGCGACCGGCAAGGGCAACGACCAGGTGCGTTTCGAACTGGGCGCCTACGCGCTGAAGCCTGGCGTGAAAATCATCGCCCCATGGCGCGAGTGGGATCTGCTGTCGCGCGAAAAGCTGCTGAAGTACGCGGAAGACGCCGGCATCGACATCGACATGAAGCACAAGAACGGCGGCGCGCCGTACTCGATGGACGCCAACTTGCTGCACATCAGCTTTGAAGGCCGTCACCTGGAAAACCCGAGCGCCGAAGCGGAAGAAAGCATGTGGCGCTGGACCGTCAGCCCTGAAAAGGCGCCGGACGAAGCGGAATATCTGGACATCGAATACGAAAAAGGCGACATCGTCGCCATCAACGGCGTGCGCATGTCGCCCGCCACCGTGCTGGCCGAACTGAACAAAGTTGGCGGCAAGCATGGCGTGGGACGCCTGGACCTGGTGGAAAACCGCTACGTCGGCATGAAATCGCGCGGCTGCTATGAAACCCCGGGCGGCACCATCATGCTCAAAGCCCACCGCGCCATCGAATCGATCACCCTGGACCGCGAAGTGGCCCACCTGAAAGATGACCTGATGCCGCGCTACGCGTCGATGATCTACAACGGCTACTGGTGGGCGCCCGAGCGCGTCGCCCTGCAAACCCTGATCGACCACACGCAGGAAACCGTGAACGGCTGGGTACGCATCAAGCTGTATAAAGGCAATGTCATCGTCGTCTCGCGCGATTCGAAAACGGATTCGCTGTTCGACATGAACATCGCCACCTTCGACGAAGACGGCGGCGCCTACAACCAGGCCGACGCCGGCGGCTTCATCAAACTGAACGCCTTGCGCATGCGCATCGCCGCCATCGCCCGCGAAAAACGCGGCCAGAAATAATTGCTTACCGGGCGGCACCGCCTCCCGCGCCAAGCGAAAGCCGCCCACGGGCGGCTTTTTTACGTCTGAAACGCACTCGGCCGCGATTTACGGCCCTGCAACTCCCGTATCCCCCCCCCGTTTTGCTGTCCCCGTGGCAAAATGCTACAGTGCAATTTAGTCGAAACTTCCCGCTTCCGGAGCCCCCATGTTCAAAGACCTGAGTATCAAGAATAAACTGTACCTGGGCTTCGGCTCCATCGTGGCCATCATCCTGATCCTGCTGGGCGTCGCCTACAACAGCTTTTCGCGCCTGTCGGAAGCAAATGCATGGGACCGCCACACGATGGACGTGCTGGTCGAGATCGACAAGATCCACAATTCCATCCTGCAAATCCAGGTGGAAGTGCGCGGTTTCATCCTGACCGGCAATGAAGCCTCACTGACGCCGGAAACGGACGAGACGGCAGTGCTGAACCAGCACACGCAAAAAGCCATCGCCATGACGGTCGACAACAAGCAGCAGTCGGAACGCTTCCGCAAGATCGACCAGCTGACCACGACCTGGGTCAAGGACTGGATCAATCCGCTGATCGAAAAACGCCGCGCGCTGGGCAATGGCCCGGGTGCCACGGAAGCGGTGGCGCGCAGCATGCCGCCGACCGGCTACCCGGCCGTTGCGCAAGCCAACAAGCTGCTCGACGAAGTGGCGGCCGAAGAGTCCCGTTTGCTGGCCGAACGCACGGCCACCACCGCCAGGCTGCAGGAAACCATGCTGCTGACCCTGGCGCTGGGCGGCCTGCTGTGCGTCGTGCTGGCGCTGGGCATTTCCTATCTGCTGGGCCGTTCCATCCTCGGTCCGCTGAACAACCTGACGGATGCCGTCGGGCGCATCGCCGCCGGCGAACAGAACGCGCGCGCCGCCATCCTCTCGCGCGACGAGCTGGGCAAGGTGACGGAAGAATTCAACCGCATGGCGCAAACCATCCAGGACAACCAGGCCAATGAACTGGCCGCGACCAACAGCTTGCGGGCCAAGGTCGATTCGCTGCTGGAAGTGGTCTCAAAAGCTGCCTCGGGCGACCTGACGGGCAAGGTCAGCATCACGGGCAGCGACGCCATCGGTCAGCTGGGCAACGGCCTGGCGAAGATGTTCGAAAACCTGCGCAGCCTGCTCAACAATGTGCAAAAGGCCGGCATCCAGGTGACGACGTCGGCCACGGAAATCGCCGCCTCGGCACGCCAGCAGGAAGCGACCGGCATCGAGCAGGCGCAAACCAGCGTGGAAATTCTCAGCACCACCAAGGAAATCTCGGCCAATACGAGCCAGTTACTCAAAACCATGGAAGACGCCACGGCCGTGGCCGACTACACGACGAATGCCACGGCCGAAGCGCAAAACAACCTCAAGCGCATGGATTCGACCATGCAGCACATGGTCTCGGCCACCGATTCCATCAACGCCAAGCTGGCCGCCCTGTCGGAAAAGGCCAGCAATATCAATAGCGTCCTGATCACCATCACGAAGGTGGCCGACCAGACCAACATCCTCTCGCTGAACGCCGCCATCGAGGCGGAAAAAGCGGGCGAAGCGGGCCGCGGCTTCTCCGTGGTGGCCACGGAAATTCGCCGCCTGGCCGACCAGACCTCTGTTTCCACCTGGGATATCGAGCAAATGCTCAAGGAAATGCAGTCGGCCGTATCGGCCAGCGTGATGGGCATGGATAAATTCTCTGAGGAAATTCGACGCAGCGTGGGCGAAGTGCGGCAAGTGGCCGAGCAGCTGTCGTCCGTGATGGACCAGGTGCAGAAACTCACGCCGCAATTCGACGCCGTGCTGCAAGGCATGCAGTCGCAAGCGATAGGCGCGTCGCAGATTTCCGACACCATGATGCAGCTCAACGACGCCACCCAGCAAACGGTGGAATCCTTGAAAGCCACCAGCGAGGCGGTGCACCAGCTGCAATATGCGGCGGGCGACCTGCAGTCGAGCGTCTCGACCTTCGCCGTCACCATCTGATCCCATGAAAGTGCTGCTCTTTCACATCGGACGCGACCGCTATGGCCTGCCCCTGGCCGGCATCGTGCGCGTCTTGCCGCTGCTGGAACTGAAACAGTTGCCGCTCACGCCAGACTATGTGGCCGGCCTGATGGACTTGCACGGCACGCCCGTGCCCGTGATCGACCTGTCGCGCCTGGCCGGGCTGCCGGCCGCCGCCGCGCAGTTCGACACGCGCATCGTCATCGTCGACTACCGCACGCCTGGCGGCGCCACGCATGCGCTGGGCTTGATGACCTCGCAGGTGCGCGGCATCGCCGACATCGACCCGCAAGGGCTTGAAGACAGCGGCGTGGCGACGGCGCCGTTCCTGGGCCAGGTGGCCAGCGACGCCGACGGCATCGTGCAACTGGTCGAACTGGAACACCTGCTGCCGCCCGACGTGCGCGCGCTGCTGTTTCAAGACGCGAGCGCGGCATGACGGCGCAAACCCTGCTGCGCCGCGCGACCGGCCTGTCCGTCTCCAAAGCCGTGGCCGAACGGGCCGTCGGCCAGCGCATGGAGCAGACGGGCTTCAGCGACAGCGAAGCCTACCTGCGGGCGCTCACGCCGGCCGAAATGACCCAATTGATCGAACTGGTGGTGGTGCCCGAATCGTGGCTGTTCCGCGATCCGCAGGCGTTTTACGCCACCGTCGAACTGGTGCAGGAACGCTGGGCACGCGGGCGCGCCACGCGCATCCTCTCGATTCCGTGCGCGGGCGGCGAGGAACCGTATTCGATGGCCATGGCGCTGCGCGACGGCGGCGTGCCGAAACAGGCGTTCAGCATCGATGCGTATGACCTCAGTCCCGGCTGCATCGAACGGGCGCAGGCGGGCGTGTATGGCCGCAACGCCTTCCGCGCGCAGGACGTGGCCTTCCGCGAACGGTATTTCACGCACGTGGCCGATGAAGCCTACCGCCTCATCGAAGCCCTGCGCGAACAGGTGACCTTCAGGCAGGGCAACCTGCTGCAGTTCGATACCGCCACCTACAGCCGCCATTACGACGTCATCTTCTGCCGCAACCTGCTGATTTATTTCGACAAGCCGACCACGCGCGCGGCCATCGCCAATCTGTCCGCCCTGCTGGCCGACGACGGCATGCTGCTGGCCGGCTATGCGGAAGTGCCCTCGTTCTGCCAGAATGGCTTTGCGACGCTGCAGTTCCGCCAGGCCTTCGCGCTGAAAAAGGAAGCCACGCCACCGGCCGCCGTGATCCAGGTGGCCGCTTTGCCGCCGCCGACGCGCGCGCTGCGCAGCGTGCCGCCCGCGCCACGGCCCGCGCCGGCCCGCGTCGCATTTGCTCCGGCGGCGCGTCCGCGCCCCGTACCTGTGCAGGCGCCGCAGCCACCGGCGGATCTGCTGGCCGAGGCACGCCTGCTGGCCGACCGTGGCCAGTTGCGCGAAGCGGGCGAAAAATGCCACGCCCACCTGGCCCGCGTACCCGAAGCGGCGGAAGCGTATTTCATGCTGGGCATGATCAATGAACTGGCCGGCAAGATGGACCTGGCCGACGACTACTGGCGCCGCTGCATCTATTTGCAACCGGACCATTACGAGGCGCTGTGCCACCTGTCCCTGCTGGCAGAACGCAATGGCAACCACACGGCCGCCGCCACCCTGAAGGCGCGCGCGGCGCGCATCTACCAGCGCCGCCAGGCGTCCAACTAAGGGGCACGCATGACCAATCTCATCGCCACCGAGTCCCTCGCCAGCATCGACGACTGCTGGAACCATATCGGCGTGGTCGGCGACCAGAGCTGTCCCAAACTGCCCGCCAACGTCCATTGCCGCAACTGCGACGTGTATGCGGGCGCCGCCCAGCGCAACCTGCAGCGGCCCGTGGATGAACACTACCGGCGCGACTGGGCCAGCCACTTCCGCCAGGTCGATGCGGGCGGCGAAGTGCGCGACAGCTCGGCGCTGGTGTTTCGCATCGGCCGCGAATGGCTGGCGCTGCCCACGCGCGTGTTCGACGCCGTGGCGCCGCAAGCGAAGCCGCACGTGCTGCCGCACCGCAGCGGGCGCGGCCTGTCTGGCATCGTCAATATCGGCGGCAAGCTGTATCCGTGCATGTCGCTGGCCAGTTTGCTGGGCATCGACGAACAGGGTGCGCCCGCGGCCCGCGGCCGCCACACGTTTGCGCGCCTGCTGCTGATGCGCTGGGAAGAGCAAGCCTATGCCCTGCCCGTGGCCGACCTGCACGGCATCGTGCGCTACGCGTCGGGCAGCGTGCAAACGCCTGCGGCCACCATCAACAAGGGCCTGTCGCGCTTCCTGTCTTGTGTCATCACCGAGGGCGACATGCGCATCGGCTGCCTCGACACGGCGCTGATCGGCTTTCAACTTGCGAGACTATTACGATGAGCCAGGACCAGTACGGCGACCTGAGTGCCTTTTCCATGCTGGACCTGTTCCGCATGGAGGCGGACAGCCAGACCCAGATTCTCACCGATGGCTTGCTGGCCATGGAGCGCCATGCGGGCGACGCGGCCGCCGTCGAATCGATGATGCGCGCGGCGCACTCGATCAAGGGCGCCGCCGCCATCGTCGGCCTGCAAGTGGTGGTGCAACTGGCGCACGGCATGGAAGACAGCTTTGTCGCCGCCCAGCATGGCCGCTTGAAACTCACGCCGGAGCGGGTCGACGTGCTGCTGTCGGGCGTCGACCTGATCGTGCAACTGTCACGCCTGGACGATGCGGGCGCCGAAGCGTGGCTGGCCGCCAACGCGACGCAGATCAACCAGACCCTGAACGCCATCGCCGGCATCGCCGAGTTGCCGGAGCTGCCAGCCCTGCCCTCGGCGCCCGCGCCAGCTCCCTTGCCGCCGGAAGCGGCCGAACCACAGGCCCCCGTGGCCAGCGGCCTGGCGGGAGAGGAAGCGGAAACGGCCGCCCCGGCGCCGCGTACCGGTGCCGCGCCAGCCAAGACCCAGGCGCAGAACTTCGACAAACTGCTGTCGCTGGCCAGCGAATCGCGCATCAATGCGCACCAGATGCACCCGTTCATCGGCGCGCTGCAGCGCTTCAAGCGCAACCAGAGCAGTCTGTTTTCCGCCATCGAACACCTGCATGAGGCCATTGCCCGCTCGGGCGATCCGGGCCTGATGGAAAGGTCCCTGCTGGCGCTGCACAAGACGCAGCCGCTGAAGCAGTTCATGCTCGAGCACATCGCCGACATCGAAACCTATGAGCGGCGCCTGCTGGCCGTCTCGCAGGGCATGGTCGACGAAGTGCTGGCCCTGCGCATGCGTCCTTTCCGCGACGGCATCCATGCTTTTCCCCGCATGGTGCGCGACCTGGCGCGCAGCCTGGGCAAGGAAGTGCAGCTGGAGATCGACGGCGAAGACACGCTGGTCGACCGCGACATCCTGGCGAAGATCGAAAGCCCGCTGAACCACATGCTGAGGAATGCCATCGACCATGGCATGGAAGGCCCGTACGAGCGCATCGACGCGGGCAAGGAAGCAATGGGCACGATACGCATGGAAGCGCGCCACCGCGCCGGCATGCTGAGCATCGAGATCAGCGACGACGGGCGCGGCGTCGACCTGGAAAAAATCCGCCAGTCCGTCATCGAGCGCAAGATGGCCAGCCCCGCCATGGCCGCCGCGCTGTCGCCGGGCGAGCTACTGGAATTCCTGTTCCTGCCCGCCTTCAGCCTGAAAGCGACGGCCAACCAGTTGTCCGGACGCGGCGTGGGCCTCGATATCGTGCACGAGACGATACGCCAGCAAAACGGCACGGTGCGCCTGGAATCGGAGCCGGGGCGGGGCTTCCGCGCCCTGATTACCCTGCCGCTGACGCAGTCGATCGTGCGCGCGCTGGTGATCGACATCCAGGGCGAGGCCTACGCCATCCCCATCGTCAAGGTGGAAAGCGTGGTGCGCGTGCCGCAAGCGGCCATCCATACCCTGGAAAACAAGCAATTCTTTGAACTCAAGGGCGAGCATCTGGGCCTTGTGTCGGCGGCGCAGGTGCTGGAGCTGGGCGAAACGCCCGGCAGCGCCGACGATTTGCCGGTGGTGGTGATCGGGCGCGGCAAGCAGAGCTATGCGCTGGTGGTCGACGCCATCCGCGGCGAGCAAAGCCTGGCGGTGCAGGCCATCGATCCGATCTTCGGCAAGATGCGCGACATTTCCGCCGCCGCCCTGCTCGACGACGGCGAGCCGGTGCTGATCCTCGACGTGCCCGATTTGTTGCTGTCGATCGACAAACTGCTGCACGAGGGCGGCCTGCACCAGCTGGCGCAGGCGGGCCACGCGCAGCAGCGCCGCGCCAAGCGCATCCTCGTCGTCGACGATTCGCTGACGGTGCGCGAGATGGAGCGCAAGTTGCTGCTGGCGCGCGGCTTCGAGGTCGACGTGGCCATCGACGGCATCGACGGCTGGAACGTGGTGCGCAGCGGCGAGTACGACCTGGTGATCACCGACGTCGACATGCCGCGCATGGATGGCATCGAGCTGGTCTCGCTGATCAAGAAGGACCTGCACCTGCACAAGCTGCCGGTGATGATCGTCTCGTACAAGGACCGCCCGGAAGACCGCGCGCGCGGCCTGTCCGCCGGCGCCGATTATTATCTGACCAAAGGCAGCTTCCACGACGAGACCTTGCTCGACGCGGTGGCCGACCTGATAGGAGATGCCAGCTTATGAGTCGTACTTCATGAAAATTGCCATTGTTAACGATGTCGCCATGGCCGCCGAGGCCCTGCGCCGAGTGGTCGCCAGCACGCAGGAGCACCAGGTGCTGTGGATCGCCCGCACGGGACTGGAGGCAGTGCGCATGTGCGAGGGCAACCGTCCCGACCTGATCCTGATGGACCTGAACATGCCGGAGATGGATGGCGTGGAAGCGACGCGCCTGATCATGGAGCAAAGCCCGTGCGCCATCCTGGTGGTCACGGGGCGCCCGCAGGACAATGTCAATCAGGTGTTCCGCGCGCTGGGCGCCGGCGCGCTCGACGTCACGGCCACGCCCGTGCTGCAAGGGGAAGTGGGCGGCGACAGCGAACTGCTGGCCAAGATCAAGACCATCGGCAAGCTGATACGCCACAGCGCCGAAGCGCCGCCGCCGCGCCAGGCAAACGGCAATGGCGGCGAACGGGGCGACGGCCAGGTGTCGACCCTGCTGGCCATCGGCGCCTCGACGGGCGGGCCGTCAGCGGTGGCCAAGGTGCTGTCCGGCTGGACGGCGCCGCCCGGCTGCGCCATCGTGGTGGTGCAACATATCGATGAAACCTTTGCCTCGCACTTCGCCAAATGGCTGGACGATCAATTGGACATGCCGGTGCGCGTGATCGCCGAGGGCGACGAACTGGTGGCCGGCAGCGTGCTGGTCGCCAGGACCAATGATCACTTGCTGCTAGATCAAAATTATCGTTTGGGTTACGATGCGGCACCACGCGACTATGTTTACCGTCCTTCCGTCGATGTCTTCTTTCATTGCGTGGCACAGCACTGGCGCGGCGACGCCATCGGCGTGTTGCTCACAGGCATGGGCCGCGATGGCGGCGACGGCTTGCTGGCCATGCGCCGCGCGGGCAAGACGACGATAGCGCAAGACCAGGCCAGCAGTGCCGTGTATGGCATGCCGCGCGCCGCGGCCGAACTCGATGCAGCGCAACAAATCCTGCCATTGGATAGAATAGGCGCCAGCCTGCGCAACCGCCTGGGCGCAAAACTCAACAATGGGTGGGAGCCCTCCCCTAACATCTGAAAAGAATGCAATGCCAGAATTTTCCTCCAGTTTCACCCTGCATGAGCCCGCATTGACCGAATTCAAGGTCAGCGTGCTGCTGGTGGACGACCAGTTGATCATTGCTGAGGCAATCCGGCGCATGCTGAGCGACCAGCAGGATATCGAGTTTCATTACGTGACCGACGCCACGCAGGCGCTGGACACGGCGCTGCGCTTGCAACCGACCGTCATCCTGCAAGACCTGGTGCTGCCGGGCATCGACGGCTTCGCGCTGATCCAGCTGTACCGCGAACACGCGGCGCTCGCGCATGTGCCAGTGATCGTGCTGTCGGCCAAGGATGACCCGAAACTGAAGGCCCACAGCTTTGCCGTCGGCGCCAATGATTACGTGGTGAAACTGCCGGACCGCCTGGAATTGCTGGCACGCATACGCTACCATTCCAACGCGCACATCAGCCGCCTGCAGCGCGACCAGGCATTTCGCTTCCTGCGCGAAAGCCAAAAAAACCTGGCCGATGCGAATATTGAATTACAAAAACTCGCCGCCCTCGATGGCTTGACAGGCATCGCCAACCGCCGCCGCTTCGATGAAACCCTGCAATTCGAATGGCAGCGGGGCCAGCGCGACAAGTCGCCGCTGAGCCTGCTTTTCTGCGATATCGACCATTTTAAAAGCTATAACGATCACTTTGGCCACCTGGCGGGCGATCTGGGCCTGAAAAAAGTGGCCGCCGTGCTGACAGAACATCTGAAACGCCCGGCCGATCTGGCAGCCCGCTATGGGGGCGAGGAATTCGCCCTGATCCTGCCCGAAACGCAGGCCGCAGGGGCCTTGCTGATCGCCGAAGCGTGCCGGCGTCACCTGGAGGGTTTGCAGATCGAGAACCCGGCGACCAGCACGGGCATCGTCACCATCTCGATCGGCGTGGCCACCATCGTGCCGTCTCCGGACTCGACGGTCGAGCAACTGATCAACCGCGCCGACCAGGCCCTGTACGCGGCCAAGCGCGGCGGACGCAACAGCGTGTTGAGCGCCGATGACGTCGAAGACTGATTTTTAACTGAAGGAAAGTGAAGCATGAGCACACAACTGGACAAAGTCAGCGTCGTCAAAAAGTCGAATATCTACTTTGACGGCAAGTGCGTCTCGCACAATGTCATCCTGGCCGACGGCACGAAGAAAAGCGTGGGCGTGATTTTTCCGTCATCGCTGCGCTTCAACACGGGCGCGCCGGAAACGATGGAAATCGTCGGCGGCCTGTGCAAGGTGCGCCTGGCCGACGCGACAGAATGGAACAGCTATGCCGCGGGCACGCAATTCAGTATCCCGGGCAATAGCTATTTTGACATCGAAACAACGGAAACCGTGGATTACGTCTGCCACTTCGGTTGATTAAACAAACACAGGCTCGGGCGACAGGCGCACGCCATATTTCGCCTCGACGTCATCCTGTATCGCTTTCGCCAGCCGGGTAATGTCCGCGCCACGAGCGCCGCCATTATTCACCAGAACCAGCGCCTGCTTGGGATACACTCCCGCGGGCCCCAGGTTTTTTCCCTTCCAGCCACACTGATCGATCAGCCAGCCGGCCGCCAGTTTTTCCGTGCCATCGGGCTGAGCATGGTGGACGAGCGCGGGAAAACGTTCCAGCAAGGCCACACACTGCTCACGTGACACCACGGGGTTCTTGAAGAAGCTGCCCGCATTGCCGATCACGGCCGGGTCGGGCAATTTACGCCGGCGTATCGCCATCACCGTTTCAGCCACCTGTTGCGGCGTCGGTTCGGCAAGATTGCGCTCGGCCACGGCCTGCGCCAGTTCCGCATAACGCAAATTCGGCTGCCACTGGGCCGGCAAGGCAAACGTCACTTCCAGCACGATCAGCTCGCGCCCGTCTGCCTGCTTGAAAATGCTGTCGCGGTAAGCGAAATGGCATGCGTCGCGGTCCATGTCGAAGACGATGCCGCTGGCGCTGTGCATGACGCTCACGCTATGCAGATAATCCTTGATTTCAACGCCATACGCACCAATATTCTGGATAGGGGCCGCGCCCACCGTACCGGGGATCAGCGACAGGTTTTCCAGCCCGCCCACGCCTTGTGCCAGGGTCCACTGCACGAAGTCGTGCCAGTTTTCACCGGCGGCGGCCGTGACGAGGATGGTCTCGAAGTCCGCCTGCGCCAGGCGCATGCCGCGCGTGGCCATGTGCAGCACGACGCCGGGAAAGTCGCCCGTCAGGACAATGTTGCTGCCGCCGCCCAGTATCAAACGCGGCATGGCGGACAAGGCGGGATCTTGCAACGCGGCCTGCAATTCGGCTTGCGAAGTGATGCGTACGTAGGCGGCCGCGTTGGCCGTGATGCCGAAGGTATTCAGGCGCTGGAGGGAGTAATTGTGTTCGATGGTGAGCTCTGCAGACAAGGGATAGCGATTATTTTGCTCGATTATAGAGTGAAACCGACAAAAAACCAGCGCAAGACAAGGGCAGGCCGTCCGTTGTCCGTTAAAATGTCGCATCTTTAACGAGGCTGTGCCATTTTGCAAAGAATGCGCGCGCCCGGCGCGCTACGAGCGCGTTCGCTCTAACACGAAAGGAACAGACCATGCCGTCATTTGATGTAGTCTCCGAAGCTGATATGATCGAAGTCAAGAATGCCGTCGAGCAATCCAACAAGGAAATCACGACGCGCTTCGACTTCAAGGGCAGCGACGCCCGCGTCGAACACAAGGAAAACGAATTGACCGCGTTTGCGGATTCGGAATTCCAGCTCAGCCAGGTGCGCGACGTACTGACGAACAAATTAACCAAGCGCAAGGTCGATGTACGCTTCCTCGACGAAGGTGACATCAAGAAAATCGGCGGCGACAAGGTCAAGCAGATCATCAAGATCAAGAATGGCATCGAGTCGGATGATGCCAAGAAAATCGTGCGTGTCATCAAGGACAGCAAGATGAAGGTACAAGCGAGCATCCAGGGCGAAGCCGTGCGCGTCACGGGCGCCAAGCGCGATGACCTGCAGGCGGCCATGACCATGCTGCGCAAGGACGTGCCCGACATGCCGCTGGAATTTAACAATTTCCGCGATTAATTTCGATGAAGCGCGCGATCCGGCACGCGCTTGCACCGGCATGGTGGCAAGCTGCCCGGAGAGCCTGCCTGCCCGCTTGGGGTAGAATTGAAGCTGCGCACAGCTACATGCGCCCGCGCGCCTGACCGGCGGCGGGCTTGACCGTACATCTGGCTCAGTGATAACCACGGTAGTCTAAGGATAGCAATGAAACGTGTTGATGATTTCCGCCTGCGATTTGGCAAAAAAGAATATGTGCCCATCATGATAGGCGGAATGGGTGTGGATATTTCCACGTCGGAGCTGGCCCTGGAAGCGGCCCGGCTGAACGGTATCGGCCATATCTCCGATGCCATGGTGGAAGATGTGTCGGATCGTCGTTTCGACACCACCTTCGTCAAAGACAAGACGAAACTGTACAAATTCAACATCAACAACAGCGACAAGGCCGTGGTGCAGTTCGACCTGGGCCGTCTGGCGGAAGCGCAGCGTCTGCATATCGGCCGCACCATGGAAGCGAAAAAGGGCGATGGCCTGATCTTCGTCAACTGCATGGAAAAGCTGACCATGAATGGCCCCCGCGAGACTTTGCGCGTGCGCCTGAATGCGGCGCTGGACGCGGGCATCGACGGCATCACCCTGTCGGCCGGCCTGCACTTCGGCTCGTTTGCACTGATCGCCGACCATCCGCGTTTCCGCGATGCCAAGCTGGGCATCATCGTCTCGTCCGTGCGCGCCTTGCAGATTTTCCTGCGCAAGAACGCCAAGCTGGACCGCCTGCCCGACTTCATCATCGTCGAAGGCCCGCTGGCCGGCGGCCACCTGGGTTTCGGCATGG of Janthinobacterium sp. PAMC25594 contains these proteins:
- the argF gene encoding ornithine carbamoyltransferase translates to MSIKKPIKHYLQFSDFTLEEYEYVIERAHLIKRKFKNYEIYHPLIDRTLVMVFEKNSTRTRLSFEAGMHQLGGAAIYLNTRDSQLGRGEPVEDAGQVMSRMCDIIMVRTFGQEIIERFAANSRVPVINGLTNEHHPCQVFADIFTYIEHRGSIAGKVVAWIGDANNMLYSWLQAAEVFGFHVNVSTPQGYDIDLSQVKTERYTFFADPSDACAGAHLVNTDVWTSMGYEAENAARIAAFDGWIVDGAKMARAAPDALFMHCLPAHRGEEVAAEVIDGPQSVVWDEAENRLHVQKALIEYLLLGKIQ
- a CDS encoding argininosuccinate synthase encodes the protein MSDIKKVVLAYSGGLDTSVILKWLQDNYQCEIVTFTADLGQGEELEPARAKAIKFGIKPENIHIEDVREEFVRDFVFPMFRANTVYEGEYLLGTSIARPLIAKRLIEIANATGADAISHGATGKGNDQVRFELGAYALKPGVKIIAPWREWDLLSREKLLKYAEDAGIDIDMKHKNGGAPYSMDANLLHISFEGRHLENPSAEAEESMWRWTVSPEKAPDEAEYLDIEYEKGDIVAINGVRMSPATVLAELNKVGGKHGVGRLDLVENRYVGMKSRGCYETPGGTIMLKAHRAIESITLDREVAHLKDDLMPRYASMIYNGYWWAPERVALQTLIDHTQETVNGWVRIKLYKGNVIVVSRDSKTDSLFDMNIATFDEDGGAYNQADAGGFIKLNALRMRIAAIAREKRGQK
- a CDS encoding protein-glutamate O-methyltransferase CheR gives rise to the protein MTAQTLLRRATGLSVSKAVAERAVGQRMEQTGFSDSEAYLRALTPAEMTQLIELVVVPESWLFRDPQAFYATVELVQERWARGRATRILSIPCAGGEEPYSMAMALRDGGVPKQAFSIDAYDLSPGCIERAQAGVYGRNAFRAQDVAFRERYFTHVADEAYRLIEALREQVTFRQGNLLQFDTATYSRHYDVIFCRNLLIYFDKPTTRAAIANLSALLADDGMLLAGYAEVPSFCQNGFATLQFRQAFALKKEATPPAAVIQVAALPPPTRALRSVPPAPRPAPARVAFAPAARPRPVPVQAPQPPADLLAEARLLADRGQLREAGEKCHAHLARVPEAAEAYFMLGMINELAGKMDLADDYWRRCIYLQPDHYEALCHLSLLAERNGNHTAAATLKARAARIYQRRQASN
- a CDS encoding chemotaxis protein CheW, whose translation is MKVLLFHIGRDRYGLPLAGIVRVLPLLELKQLPLTPDYVAGLMDLHGTPVPVIDLSRLAGLPAAAAQFDTRIVIVDYRTPGGATHALGLMTSQVRGIADIDPQGLEDSGVATAPFLGQVASDADGIVQLVELEHLLPPDVRALLFQDASAA
- a CDS encoding methyl-accepting chemotaxis protein — its product is MFKDLSIKNKLYLGFGSIVAIILILLGVAYNSFSRLSEANAWDRHTMDVLVEIDKIHNSILQIQVEVRGFILTGNEASLTPETDETAVLNQHTQKAIAMTVDNKQQSERFRKIDQLTTTWVKDWINPLIEKRRALGNGPGATEAVARSMPPTGYPAVAQANKLLDEVAAEESRLLAERTATTARLQETMLLTLALGGLLCVVLALGISYLLGRSILGPLNNLTDAVGRIAAGEQNARAAILSRDELGKVTEEFNRMAQTIQDNQANELAATNSLRAKVDSLLEVVSKAASGDLTGKVSITGSDAIGQLGNGLAKMFENLRSLLNNVQKAGIQVTTSATEIAASARQQEATGIEQAQTSVEILSTTKEISANTSQLLKTMEDATAVADYTTNATAEAQNNLKRMDSTMQHMVSATDSINAKLAALSEKASNINSVLITITKVADQTNILSLNAAIEAEKAGEAGRGFSVVATEIRRLADQTSVSTWDIEQMLKEMQSAVSASVMGMDKFSEEIRRSVGEVRQVAEQLSSVMDQVQKLTPQFDAVLQGMQSQAIGASQISDTMMQLNDATQQTVESLKATSEAVHQLQYAAGDLQSSVSTFAVTI